One genomic window of Cricetulus griseus strain 17A/GY chromosome 3, alternate assembly CriGri-PICRH-1.0, whole genome shotgun sequence includes the following:
- the LOC113835059 gene encoding proline-rich protein 7, whose amino-acid sequence MVMSQGTYTFLTCFAGFWLIWGLIVLLCCFCSFLRRRLKRRQEERLREQNLRALELEPLELEGSLAGSPPGLAPPPPPHRSRLEAPVHAHAHSHVHVHPLLHHGPAQPHAHAHPHHHALPHPPPPHLSVPPRPWSYPRQAESDMSKPPCYEEAVLMAEPPPPYSEVLTDTRGLYRKIVTPFLSRRDSAEKQEQPPPSYKPLFLDRGYTSALHLPSAPRPAAPCPALCLQADRSRRVFPSWTDSELSSREPLEHGAWRLPVSIPLFGRTTAV is encoded by the exons ATGGTGATGTCCCAGGGCACCTACACGTTCCTCACGTGCTTCGCCGGCTTCTGGCTCATCTGGGGTCTCATCGTCCTGCTCTGCTGCTTCTGCAGCTTCCTGCGCCGCCGCCTCAAACGGCGCCAGGAGGAGCGACTGAGGGAGCAGAACCTGcgagccctggagctggagcccctggagctggagggcAGCCTGGCTGGAAGCCCTCCGGGGCTggcgccgccgccgccgccgcacCGCAGCCGTCTGGAGGCGCCCGTGCACGCGCACGCTCACTCGCACGTGCACGTGCACCCGCTGCTGCACCACGGGCCCGCGCAgccgcacgcgcacgcgcacccGCACCATCACGCACTGCCGCACCCTCCGCCACCGCACCTCTCCGTGCCGCCTCGGCCCTGGAGCTACCCGCGCCAAG CGGAGTCGGACATGTCTAAGCCGCCGTGCTACGAGGAGGCGGTGCTGATGGCCGAGCCGCCGCCGCCCTACAGCGAGGTGCTCACGGACACTCGCGGCCTCTACCGCAAGATCGTCACGCCCTTTCTGAGCCGCCGCGACAGCGCGGAGAAGCAGGAGCAGCCGCCTCCGAGTTACAAGCCTCTGTTCCTGGACCGGGGCTACACTTCGGCGCTGCACCTCCCCAGCGCCCCGCGGCCCGCCGCGCCCTGCCCCGCCCTCTGCCTGCAGGCTGACCGCAGCCGCCGGGTCTTCCCCAGCTGGACCGACTCAGAGCTCAGCAGCCGCGAGCCCCTGGAGCATGGAGCTTGGCGcctgcctgtctccatccccttGTTCGGGAGGACTACAGCCGTATAG